One Argonema galeatum A003/A1 DNA window includes the following coding sequences:
- the yidD gene encoding membrane protein insertion efficiency factor YidD → MNTAWLDSGIRQIACTSIAGYQKYISPRKGFSCAHRLLYGGESCSQFVKRMVAQKGLAAAMLRSRQRFHACREANQILKASMENSESEDEAKPRKGKRNNIQNQENCLVDGLDCCQCTGENLNCASIFPSDIPSCHLPDCSHCTPAIDCSGVDCGSGLDCGGPDCGSCGS, encoded by the coding sequence ATGAACACTGCTTGGCTTGATTCTGGAATCCGCCAAATCGCTTGTACCTCGATCGCTGGCTACCAAAAATACATTTCGCCTCGCAAAGGCTTCTCCTGCGCTCACCGCCTGCTTTATGGAGGTGAGTCTTGCTCCCAATTTGTCAAACGCATGGTGGCCCAAAAGGGTTTAGCCGCCGCGATGCTTCGATCGCGGCAACGATTTCATGCTTGTCGAGAAGCCAATCAGATCCTCAAAGCCAGCATGGAAAACTCTGAGTCAGAAGATGAAGCGAAACCGAGAAAAGGCAAAAGAAACAATATCCAAAACCAAGAGAATTGTCTGGTAGATGGCCTTGACTGTTGCCAATGCACGGGTGAAAACTTAAACTGTGCCAGCATTTTCCCCTCCGATATCCCTAGCTGTCACTTGCCGGATTGCAGTCATTGCACCCCTGCGATTGATTGTAGCGGCGTCGATTGTGGGTCTGGCTTAGACTGTGGCGGCCCCGATTGCGGCAGTTGCGGTTCTTAA
- a CDS encoding trifunctional serine/threonine-protein kinase/ATP-binding protein/sensor histidine kinase, whose product MITLTGYEIFTQIYESANSLVYRGLRKQDNQPVILKILKQEYPTPASLIRYKQEYEITHNLNLDGVIRVYSLEKYQSSLVMILEDFGGESLKSLINSIQFSLEDLLKIAISLTNIIGQIHQQNIIHKDINPSNIVFHPNTGKIKIIDFGIATVLTRENPTIKNLNVLEGTLAYMSPEQTGRMNRSMDYRTDFYSLGVTFYELLTSQLPFDAQEAIELVHCHIAKQPVPLHEINPQIPKAVSEIVTKLLAKTAEERYQSAWGIKADLEECLAQLQSNGQILEFPLGRQDISDKFQIPQKLYGREREVKSLLKAFDRVSQGTTEIMLVSGYSGIGKSALVQEIYKPITRARGYFISGKFDQFQRNIPYSAIVSAFQSLVRQLLTESEVQLKIWKEKLLAAFGPNGQIIIDVIPEVELVIGKQPAVQELGPSESQNRFNLVFLNFIQLFCSKDHPLVIFWDDLQWADPASLKLIDLIIRDDEIQYLLLIGAYRDNEVSPTHPTVITIEELKKEGAIVSQITLTPLSIKHITQLMVESLHNNEISVNPLAELVLRKTGGNPFFVNQFLKTLDRENLLVRNQNSTKWQWNIAEIEAMGITDNVVDLMIGKLKKLPKATQQVLRLAACVGNNFDLTTLSIINEKPAPQIFQAILPAIQESLIVPLSDLEITEVDSIKSTLLILHYKFLHDRVQQAASALIEDDKKRALHLKIGRLLLQNIGANSLGTRIFEVVDHLNLGQELLVDQQQKIELASLNLSAGKKAKDATAYAAALQYLKSGIDCLTGDFWIKHYNLALALHKEQAEVEYLNGNFEQAETLTNLVLSQAKTPLEKAEIYKLLIVQYTLLAKYAEATKAGRKALQILGIDLPEIDLPAAFMAEIASVQKKVGDREISSLINEPKMTSAEQIIASKLLIEMIAVTYFTNQELFAVVVAKIVNFSLTYGHSIDSSHGYSNYAVILCMQGKYQLAYEFGLLALKLCEKFNNLSFKCRDSMLLGTYMSPWNKHFKLSQPIFTEGIKAGLSSGELQFPGYIFAYQNMNLFCRGENLTNILAEESKFLQFTHKTKNQWCTDVILAFRLPILNLTGQTREKLNFDHDTIKESGYLSNCQSHGSFQAICYYQIVQSLILYLYGEFSDALKLADSVSKQLTLIAGNIPVAEHNFYYSLSLTALYLTASKSEQKKYTKTLVANQKQMKIWADNCPENFLHKYLLVEAEIARIGAKSEEAIELYDRAIESARENEFIQNEALGNELAAKFWLAKGKKEFAKLYMTKAHYSYQLWGARRKVEDLEEKYPQLLVKTQTISAVKDSLTHKNKLQSTISSLTSSNSGEALDLATVMKASQAISGEIVLEALLNKLMKMVIENAGAQRSFLILNREGKLLIEADEVAVRQSVPVEDSEQLPLSMINYVARTHENVVLNDASNEPTFATDSYIQLHQPKSVLCAPIINQGKLIGILYLENNLTTSAFTSDRIEVLSILCSQAAISIENALLYNNLEEANEQLEEYSHNLELKVEERTQELKDKNEQLEQTLQQLKAAQKQIIAQEKLASLGSLTAGIAHEISNPLNFVNNFAAVSVDLTQELLEEVENQSEHLESEAVDYIKDVINDLKENVAEINRQGQRAESIVKNMLMHARSESGQQQPADINAILVEAVQLVYHGKRAKDDSFNIDLEANYDNSIGQVEVVPQDISRAFINIINNACYAVAEKKKETGEGFIPTIAVKTLNRSDGVEIHIRDNGKGISQQIQDKIFQPFFTTKPTGEGTGLGLSLTHDIIVGQHQGQIQVESEPGVFAEFIIFLPKTMPIIE is encoded by the coding sequence ATGATTACTTTGACTGGCTATGAGATTTTCACCCAAATCTATGAAAGCGCCAATTCACTTGTCTACCGAGGACTCCGAAAGCAGGATAATCAACCCGTTATCCTCAAAATTTTAAAGCAAGAATATCCCACCCCAGCATCCCTGATTAGATATAAACAGGAATATGAAATCACCCACAATCTAAATCTGGATGGCGTTATCAGAGTCTACAGCTTAGAAAAATATCAAAGCAGTCTGGTAATGATATTGGAGGACTTTGGCGGCGAATCTTTAAAGAGCTTAATAAATTCCATTCAATTCAGTTTAGAGGACTTATTAAAAATTGCTATCTCCCTTACTAATATTATTGGGCAAATTCATCAACAAAATATCATACACAAAGATATAAACCCCTCTAATATCGTTTTCCACCCGAATACAGGAAAGATAAAAATCATCGACTTTGGCATTGCTACTGTCTTAACCCGCGAAAATCCGACCATCAAAAATTTAAATGTTTTAGAAGGCACCCTAGCCTATATGTCGCCCGAACAGACAGGCAGGATGAACCGATCGATGGATTACCGAACAGATTTTTATTCTCTCGGCGTCACATTTTACGAACTGCTAACAAGCCAACTGCCTTTTGACGCCCAAGAGGCAATAGAGCTAGTGCATTGTCATATAGCTAAACAACCAGTACCGCTCCACGAAATCAATCCACAAATTCCTAAAGCAGTTTCAGAAATAGTTACAAAACTGTTGGCAAAAACGGCAGAAGAGAGATACCAAAGTGCTTGGGGAATCAAAGCAGATTTAGAGGAGTGCTTGGCTCAATTACAATCCAACGGTCAGATTTTGGAATTTCCCCTTGGTCGCCAAGATATATCCGATAAATTTCAAATTCCCCAAAAGCTATATGGTAGAGAGAGAGAAGTAAAAAGTTTACTAAAAGCCTTTGATAGAGTCAGTCAAGGCACAACTGAAATAATGTTAGTGTCCGGCTATTCGGGCATCGGTAAATCAGCCCTAGTTCAGGAAATTTATAAGCCAATTACGAGAGCGAGAGGCTATTTCATTTCCGGTAAATTTGACCAGTTTCAGCGGAATATTCCTTACTCTGCGATCGTCAGCGCCTTCCAATCATTAGTCCGCCAACTCTTAACTGAAAGTGAAGTCCAACTTAAAATATGGAAAGAAAAGCTCCTAGCTGCTTTTGGCCCTAACGGACAAATTATTATTGATGTAATTCCTGAAGTAGAACTGGTTATAGGTAAGCAACCAGCAGTCCAAGAATTAGGGCCATCGGAATCTCAAAACCGTTTCAATTTAGTTTTTCTAAATTTCATCCAGTTGTTTTGCTCTAAGGATCATCCGCTAGTAATATTTTGGGACGATCTACAGTGGGCCGATCCTGCCTCCCTCAAATTAATTGACTTAATAATTAGAGATGATGAAATCCAATATTTGTTACTAATAGGAGCTTATCGGGATAACGAAGTTAGCCCCACTCATCCAACCGTTATTACGATTGAAGAGTTAAAAAAAGAAGGAGCGATCGTCAGTCAAATTACCTTAACGCCATTGTCCATAAAGCATATTACCCAACTGATGGTAGAGAGTTTGCACAACAATGAAATTTCAGTAAATCCCCTGGCAGAATTAGTATTGCGAAAAACTGGGGGCAATCCGTTTTTCGTTAACCAATTCCTGAAAACCCTGGATCGGGAAAACCTGCTAGTGCGTAACCAAAACTCTACAAAGTGGCAGTGGAACATTGCAGAAATTGAAGCAATGGGTATTACAGATAATGTAGTGGATTTGATGATAGGCAAGTTGAAGAAACTGCCTAAAGCTACGCAGCAGGTTTTGCGATTAGCGGCTTGTGTTGGTAATAATTTTGATTTAACCACGCTTTCTATTATCAATGAAAAACCAGCCCCCCAAATATTTCAAGCCATTCTGCCAGCAATCCAGGAAAGCTTAATTGTCCCGCTTTCAGATTTAGAAATTACAGAAGTAGATTCCATTAAATCAACTCTACTAATTCTCCACTATAAATTTTTACATGACCGAGTACAACAGGCTGCTTCTGCTCTAATTGAAGATGACAAAAAACGTGCATTACATCTTAAGATTGGGCGGTTACTATTACAGAATATAGGAGCAAACTCGCTAGGAACGAGAATTTTTGAAGTAGTCGATCATCTGAATTTGGGTCAAGAATTGTTGGTAGATCAACAACAAAAAATCGAATTAGCTTCCTTAAATTTATCAGCAGGTAAAAAAGCAAAAGATGCAACTGCTTATGCAGCTGCACTACAATATTTGAAATCAGGCATAGATTGTCTAACAGGAGATTTTTGGATAAAACACTATAATTTGGCTTTGGCACTGCATAAAGAACAGGCAGAGGTAGAGTATTTAAACGGTAACTTCGAGCAGGCAGAAACCTTGACTAACTTGGTGCTATCACAAGCAAAAACTCCTTTGGAAAAAGCAGAGATTTATAAACTTTTGATTGTGCAGTACACTCTGTTAGCTAAATACGCAGAAGCAACTAAAGCAGGGCGAAAAGCCTTGCAAATCTTGGGAATTGACTTACCTGAAATAGATTTGCCAGCGGCATTTATGGCGGAAATAGCTTCAGTTCAAAAAAAGGTGGGCGATCGCGAAATATCCTCGCTTATAAATGAACCAAAAATGACGAGTGCCGAGCAAATAATTGCGAGTAAATTGCTAATCGAAATGATTGCGGTTACCTACTTTACAAATCAAGAATTGTTTGCTGTAGTCGTCGCCAAAATTGTAAATTTTTCTCTCACATACGGTCATTCGATCGACTCATCGCACGGCTACTCAAATTACGCGGTTATCCTTTGTATGCAAGGTAAATATCAGTTGGCATACGAGTTTGGGCTGTTGGCTTTGAAACTGTGCGAAAAATTTAATAACCTGTCTTTCAAATGTAGAGACAGTATGTTACTTGGCACTTATATGAGTCCCTGGAATAAACATTTTAAACTTTCACAACCAATATTTACTGAAGGAATTAAAGCGGGATTATCATCCGGAGAGTTACAATTTCCAGGATATATTTTTGCTTATCAGAATATGAACTTGTTCTGCCGTGGAGAAAACCTTACTAATATTTTGGCAGAAGAGTCTAAGTTTTTGCAGTTCACCCACAAGACCAAAAATCAGTGGTGTACAGATGTGATTCTGGCATTCAGACTACCAATTTTAAACTTGACTGGACAGACAAGAGAAAAGTTGAATTTTGACCACGACACAATCAAGGAATCGGGTTATTTGTCAAACTGTCAGTCTCATGGAAGTTTTCAAGCAATCTGCTATTATCAAATTGTCCAATCTCTGATTTTATACTTATATGGGGAGTTTAGTGATGCCCTAAAATTGGCTGATTCAGTCTCGAAGCAACTTACTTTGATTGCTGGAAACATTCCAGTAGCAGAACATAATTTTTACTATTCCCTCAGTCTAACGGCTCTGTACCTGACAGCTTCCAAATCGGAACAAAAAAAATACACCAAAACCTTGGTAGCTAATCAAAAGCAGATGAAAATATGGGCGGATAACTGCCCGGAAAATTTCTTGCATAAGTATCTTTTGGTAGAAGCGGAAATTGCCAGAATTGGTGCCAAAAGCGAGGAGGCGATCGAATTGTACGATCGGGCCATTGAATCAGCCAGAGAAAATGAATTTATTCAGAATGAAGCTTTAGGAAACGAACTGGCAGCCAAGTTCTGGTTAGCTAAAGGCAAAAAGGAATTTGCCAAATTATACATGACAAAAGCTCATTACAGTTATCAACTTTGGGGAGCTAGGCGCAAGGTAGAAGATTTGGAGGAAAAATATCCTCAGTTGCTTGTCAAAACTCAAACAATATCTGCTGTTAAAGATTCACTTACTCATAAAAATAAGCTACAGAGTACAATCTCTAGCTTAACTAGCAGTAATTCTGGTGAGGCGTTGGACTTAGCTACGGTGATGAAAGCATCCCAAGCAATTTCTGGCGAAATCGTCCTCGAAGCGTTGCTGAATAAATTAATGAAAATGGTGATAGAAAATGCTGGGGCGCAAAGAAGCTTTCTTATCCTCAACAGAGAAGGTAAACTGCTAATAGAAGCCGATGAAGTAGCTGTGCGTCAGTCAGTACCAGTCGAAGATTCTGAGCAGTTGCCTTTATCGATGATTAATTATGTAGCGAGAACTCATGAAAATGTTGTATTAAACGATGCTAGTAATGAGCCAACCTTTGCTACTGACTCTTACATCCAACTGCATCAGCCCAAATCTGTGTTGTGTGCCCCGATCATAAATCAAGGCAAACTGATTGGCATTCTTTACCTAGAAAATAATTTAACGACGAGTGCCTTTACGAGCGATCGCATAGAAGTACTAAGCATCTTGTGTTCCCAAGCCGCCATTTCCATTGAAAATGCACTTTTGTATAACAACCTGGAGGAAGCGAACGAGCAATTAGAAGAATACTCGCATAACCTAGAATTGAAAGTAGAAGAGCGAACCCAAGAATTAAAGGATAAAAATGAGCAACTAGAACAAACTCTGCAACAACTAAAAGCCGCTCAAAAACAGATTATTGCCCAAGAGAAACTCGCGAGTCTGGGTTCGTTAACGGCTGGAATTGCCCATGAAATTAGCAATCCATTAAACTTTGTCAACAACTTTGCTGCCGTTTCCGTTGATTTAACCCAAGAACTGCTTGAAGAAGTTGAAAATCAATCAGAACATTTAGAGTCAGAAGCAGTTGATTATATTAAAGATGTGATTAACGACCTCAAAGAAAATGTGGCCGAAATCAATCGCCAAGGTCAGAGAGCAGAGAGTATTGTTAAAAATATGCTGATGCACGCTCGCTCCGAAAGCGGTCAACAGCAACCCGCCGATATCAATGCAATACTTGTTGAAGCAGTGCAGTTAGTTTATCATGGCAAGCGTGCTAAAGACGATAGCTTTAATATCGATCTAGAAGCTAATTACGACAATTCAATAGGTCAAGTGGAAGTTGTTCCGCAAGACATTAGCCGTGCATTTATCAACATCATCAATAATGCCTGTTATGCTGTCGCTGAGAAGAAGAAGGAAACTGGCGAGGGATTTATCCCCACCATTGCCGTCAAAACTCTGAACCGTAGCGATGGCGTAGAAATCCATATTCGAGATAATGGCAAAGGTATATCCCAGCAAATCCAAGACAAAATTTTTCAACCATTTTTTACTACCAAACCAACTGGAGAAGGAACTGGCTTAGGTTTGTCACTAACTCATGACATTATTGTTGGGCAGCACCAAGGACAAATCCAAGTAGAATCTGAACCGGGCGTCTTTGCAGAATTTATCATATTTTTACCAAAAACTATGCCAATAATTGAATAA